TCAAATCTATGGACTGTAATACGGAAAAAGACTGCATCTTCAGCCTCGAAAACATTCATTTTCAGTATGAACGGGACGGCAATATCCGCCAGGTGCTCAAGGGCGTTGACCTGGCCCTCCTGCCGGATCAGCATATCGGCTTTTATGGCCCCAACGGCAGCGGCAAAACAACGCTTTTTCGCTGTGTTACAGGCCTGATAACGCCGCAGCAGGGCTGTGTGCGCTTTCACGGCCGCGAAATGCGCACCGAGAAAGACTTTCACAGCCTGCGCTGCGCCGTGGGCTTTGTGCTGCAACATGCCGAGGATCAGCTGTTCTTTCCCTCCGTGCTTGAAGATGTGGCCTTTGGGCCGCTGAACCTGGGCCTGTCGCCGGAAGCCGCACGCGAGCGGGCGCATGAAACCCTGCGCAACCTCGGACTGGACGGTTTTGAAAACCGCCTTACCCACCGGCTTTCGGGCGGCGAAAAAAAACTGGTCTCCCTCGCGGCAGTGCTGGCCATGCGGCCCGAAGCCCTGCTGCTTGATGAACCCACCAACGGCCTTGATAACGAGGCCCGTGAACGCATCATCGATATTCTGCAAAAACTTCCCACAGCCCGCATCACCATTTCGCACGACTGGGACTTTCTCGCCCGCATATCCACCACCTATCTGACGCTCGCTCACGGCCGCCTTGACGCCTGCGCCCCCAGCTTCAGCCACACGCACGCCCACGCCCATCCTTTGGGCGATGAACCCCACGCCCACTAGACACTGTCCCGGGCAACGCTATTTTCAAATTGAAATGCTTTGTGGGGGAGGGACCCTTTTGCAAAAGGGTCTCCTCCCCCACGCCCCCACCCCCTAAAACTCTTGGTGTGTTCTATAGCACTTCAAGGTTTTCTCTAATCTGAAACGGGGGGCAGAGACAGCACCCGCCAGCCATCACGCCATCGTAAAATTTATCGTGCCAGATACGGCCCTCAAGCCTTGTCGTTTTTGGCAATGTGTTCGCGCTGCCCTAATGGGCCAGATGCGTTGTGAGGCTAAAGTGTTGCCCTGATGCCCCATGCGCTGCCCTTGGGGCATCACACAGCCTGATCAGATAGCAGGCGCAGGCGCTGGCCATGCAGGCCAAGCGCGCATTGCCCGGCCTGCTACGCGCGGGCAAACGGCTGCGCGGCTTCTATGGTTGGTTGGCACGCTGCGGACAGCGCGTCGCTTGGGGATCGACAATGCAGGGCAGCCCACGAGACCGCAGAACAGTTTTATAATAACAGCATGGAATAATGCGAGAATGTTACACATCAACACCGATTTTCATTCCGCCATGCCCAAGAAATTCCCGATGATTCCAAACATGATTCATAAACAATTTTATACCATTACCACAGCGTTCACGCACGCGCCTGTTCGTCGGCACTAGATTTCCGTACAGGTATAAGATATTTTTCCAGAGGTGTAATTCACTTTTGATATCATTTGCGCAGTCCCGGGCAGTATCCGC
This DNA window, taken from Desulfovibrio sp. 86, encodes the following:
- a CDS encoding energy-coupling factor ABC transporter ATP-binding protein, whose protein sequence is MDCNTEKDCIFSLENIHFQYERDGNIRQVLKGVDLALLPDQHIGFYGPNGSGKTTLFRCVTGLITPQQGCVRFHGREMRTEKDFHSLRCAVGFVLQHAEDQLFFPSVLEDVAFGPLNLGLSPEAARERAHETLRNLGLDGFENRLTHRLSGGEKKLVSLAAVLAMRPEALLLDEPTNGLDNEARERIIDILQKLPTARITISHDWDFLARISTTYLTLAHGRLDACAPSFSHTHAHAHPLGDEPHAH